A genomic window from Lotus japonicus ecotype B-129 chromosome 1, LjGifu_v1.2 includes:
- the LOC130743816 gene encoding pentatricopeptide repeat-containing protein At3g49240, mitochondrial, whose translation MALARATFFTHLKLVSIRHNHLRPPSSSLVRLRLLSFASPEEAAAERRRRKRQLRIEPPLSALNRNQQQSQNPNPKPQSPPYYLNPNNPKLPEHTSALTGNRLHLHNKILTLIRENDLDEAALYTRHSIYSNCRPTIFTINAVLAALLRQSRYSDLLSLHRFITQAGVVPNIITHNLIFQTYLDCRKPDTAMEHFKQFINDAPVNPSPTTYRILVKGLVDNNRLERAMELKAQMDDRGFAADPIVYHYLMLGHARNSDADGVFTLYEDLKGKLGGVVDDGVVYGCLMKGYFLKGMESEAMDCYEEAIGGKKMSAVAYNSVLDALSKNGKFDEALKLFDRMLREHNPPKRLAVNLGSFNVMADGYCAEGRFNEAIQVFRSMGEYRCSPDTLSFNNLIEHLCDNGKVAEAEEVYGEMEGKGVNPDEFTYGLLMDTCFRENRPDDAAGYFRKMVESGLRPNLAVYNRLVDGLVKVGKIDDAKSFFDLMVKKLKMNDASYQFMMKVLSEAGRLDEVLQIVDTLLDDNGLDFDEEFQEFVKGELRKEGREEDLTKLMEEKERLKAEAKAKEIEAAEAAKRSARAAVASLLPSKLFGNKEANPESALGSGVNVLNGDGIGTNPSETELAENTTEAEGPNVTEQVSGNSL comes from the coding sequence ATGGCTCTCGCCAGAGCCACCTTCTTCACTCACCTGAAACTCGTCTCCATCCGTCACAACCATCTCCGACCACCGTCCTCCTCCCTCGTCCGCCTCCGTCTCCTCTCCTTCGCCTCCCCAGAAGAAGCCGCCGCAGAACGCCGCCGCCGCAAGCGCCAGCTCCGCATCGAGCCTCCTCTCTCCGCCCTCAACCGAAACCAACAACAATCCCAAAATCCCAACCCGAAGCCGCAATCGCCACCGTACTATCTCAACCCTAACAACCCCAAACTCCCTGAACACACCTCCGCGCTCACCGGTAACCGCCTTCACCTCCACAACAAAATCCTCACCCTGATCCGGGAGAATGATCTCGACGAAGCCGCGTTATACACGCGCCACTCCATATACTCCAATTGCCGCCCCACCATTTTCACCATCAACGCCGTCCTCGCCGCACTTCTCCGCCAGTCTCGCTACTCTGATCTTCTCTCGCTCCACCGCTTCATCACGCAGGCTGGCGTCGTCCCCAACATCATCACTCATAATCTCATCTTCCAGACTTACCTTGATTGCCGCAAGCCCGACACTGCTATGGAGCATTTCAAGCAGTTCATCAATGACGCCCCTGTCAACCCTTCGCCCACCACCTACCGCATTCTCGTCAAGGGGCTTGTCGATAACAACCGGCTTGAGCGTGCTATGGAACTTAAGGCACAAATGGATGACAGAGGGTTCGCCGCGGACCCTATTGTTTACCACTATTTGATGCTGGGTCATGCGAGGAATTCCGATGCTGATGGGGTTTTTACCCTTTATGAGGACCTGAAAGGGAAGCTGGGAGGGGTTGTGGATGATGGGGTTGTTTATGGGTGCTTGATGAAGGGGTATTTCCTCAAAGGAATGGAGAGTGAGGCTATGGACTGTTATGAGGAGGCTATTGgggggaagaagatgagtgcTGTTGCTTATAATTCAGTGCTCGATGCTCTTTCCAAGAATGGAAAGTTTGATGAGGCATTGAAGCTGTTTGATAGGATGTTAAGGGAGCATAACCCTCCGAAACGGTTGGCGGTTAATTTGGGAAGCTTTAATGTCATGGCAGATGGGTATTGTGCTGAAGGAAGGTTCAACGAGGCGATTCAGGTTTTTAGGAGCATGGGGGAGTATCGGTGCAGCCCGGATACATTGTCGTTTAATAACTTGATTGAGCACTTGTGTGATAATGGGAAGGTTGCGGAGGCTGAGGAGGTTTATGGGGAAATGGAGGGAAAGGGGGTGAACCCTGATGAGTTTACATATGGTTTGTTGATGGATACTTGTTTTAGAGAGAATAGGCCTGATGATGCAGCTGGGTATTTTAGGAAAATGGTGGAATCCGGGCTGAGACCTAACTTGGCTGTTTACAATAGGTTGGTTGATGGCTTGGTTAAGGTTGGGAAGATCGATGATGCCAAATCGTTCTTTGAcctgatggtgaagaagctcaagatgaATGATGCTAGCTATCAGTTCATGATGAAGGTGCTGAGTGAGGCAGGAAGATTGGATGAGGTGCTTCAGATTGTTGACACATTGTTAGATGACAATGGGCTTGATTTTGATGAGGAATTCCAAGAGTTTGTTAAGGGGGAGTTGAGAAAAGAAGGGAGAGAAGAGGACTTGACCAAGCTGATGGAGGAGAAGGAAAGGCTTAAAGCTGAAGCTAAGGCTAAGGAGATTGAGGCAGCTGAAGCTGCTAAAAGAAGTGCTAGAGCTGCAGTAGCTTCTTTACTTCCATCGAAGTTGTTCGGGAATAAGGAAGCGAATCCGGAGTCTGCATTAGGGAGTGGAGTTAATGTACTCAATGGAGATGGCATCGGTACGAATCCATCTGAGACTGAACTTGCTGAGAATACAACTGAAGCTGAGGGGCCAAACGTGACAGAGCAAGTAAGCGGTAACAGCTTGTAG
- the LOC130731990 gene encoding pectinesterase QRT1-like has translation MGLSLRVVVLFVLAFMMFSQVDLAEGGHDNRVRSYISWEDLKVDEQSLALKSNNDVRVIMVDQHGRGHSKTVQGAVDMVPDHNTQRVKIYIFPGVYREKVLVTKTKPYVSFIGKRNQTASVVITWNSKSSDKGPNGIALGTYGSATVAVESDYFCATEITFENTVVTAPGTKGMQAVALRVDSDRAMFYGVKIKGTQDTLLDSTGTHYFYKCLIQGKVDFIFGSAKSLYENCRIESIAENYGAIAAHHRDSPHEDTGFSFLGCSIGGSGGNVYLGRAWGEYSRIIYSNCNMDNIINPQGWSEWNHPERKKTAVFGEYQCHGRGADRRHRVPWSKSFNYEEARPFLDKSFINGDQWLRL, from the exons ATGGGGTTGTCTTTGAGAGTTGTAGTCTTGTTTGTATTGGCTTTTATGATGTTTTCTCAAGTAGATTTAGCAGAAGGTGGACATGACAACAGAGTTAGGAGCTACATTAGTTGGGAAGATTTGAAGGTGGATGAGCAAAGCTTAGCCTTGAAGTCCAACAATGATGTTAGAGTTATCATGGTTGATCAGCATGGAAGGGGACATTCAAAAACTGTTCAAGGTGCAGTGGATATGGTTCCAGATCACAACACACAAAGGGTTAAAATCTATATTTTCCCAGGAGTTTACAG AGAAAAAGTGCTTGTGACAAAAACCAAGCCTTATGTGTCATTTATAGGTAAAAGAAATCAAACAGCAAGTGTTGTGATTACTTGGAATAGCAAGTCATCAGATAAAGGTCCAAATGGCATAGCATTAGGCACTTATGGCTCAGCAACTGTAGCAGTAGAATCAGATTATTTTTGTGCAACTGAGATCACTTTTGAG AACACAGTAGTTACAGCACCTGGTACAAAAGGAATGCAAGCAGTGGCACTAAGAGTAGACAGTGATAGAGCCATGTTCTATGGAGTTAAGATTAAGGGAACACAGGACACTCTTTTAGACAGCACAGGAACCCATTACTTCTACAAGTGTCTCATCCAAGGCAAAGTTGATTTCATCTTTGGTAGTGCAAAATCACTATATGAG AACTGTCGTATTGAGTCAATAGCTGAGAACTACGGAGCCATTGCAGCGCATCACAGGGATTCGCCACATGAGGATACAGGCTTTTCTTTTTTAGGGTGTAGCATTGGAGGAAGTGGTGGCAATGTGTACCTTGGGAGAGCATGGGGGGAATACTCAAGAATAATATACTCAAATTGCAACATGGATAATATAATTAATCCTCAAGGATGGTCTGAATGGAATCATCCAGAAAGAAAGAA GACTGCAGTTTTTGGTGAGTATCAGTGTCATGGAAGAGGAGCAGATAGAAGACACAGGGTACCTTGGTCAAAATCATTCAATTATGAAGAAGCTAGGCCCTTTTTGGACAAGAGCTTCATAAATGGAGATCAGTGGCTCAGATTGTAA